The following coding sequences lie in one Rutidosis leptorrhynchoides isolate AG116_Rl617_1_P2 chromosome 6, CSIRO_AGI_Rlap_v1, whole genome shotgun sequence genomic window:
- the LOC139851850 gene encoding oleoyl-acyl carrier protein thioesterase, chloroplastic-like, producing the protein MMILTAALTAAKYNAVTNYNSGALISTHSINSTSIRLRNNVLLLNPSYRRVNPVAAVTGKHPNGVAVDLKEDKKSLAEQLRLGSLTEDGLSYKEKFVIRCYEVGINKTATVETIANLLQEVGSNHAQSVGFSTDGFATTTTMRKLHLIWVTARMHIEIYRYPAWSDVVEIETWCQSEGRIGTRRDWIIKDYANGEVIGRATSKWVMMNEDTRRLQKVSDDVRDEYLVFCPKTLRLAFPEENNNSLKKIGKLEDPAEYSRLGLVPRRADLDMNRHVNNVTYIGWVLESIPQDVIDTQELQSITLDYRRECQHDDIVDSLTTPEPLEAASVSKIGSVASNESGDNLNKFLHLLRSSGDGLEINSGLEINRCRTEWRKKPVKR; encoded by the exons ATGATGATTTTAACTGCCGCATTAACGGCAGCAAAATACAATGCCGTTACTAATTACAACTCTGGTGCCCTAATTTCTACGCATTCCATCAATTCCACCTCAATTCGCCTACGCAACAACGTTTTGTTACTCAATCCGTCGTACCGGAGAGTTAATCCGGTAGCGGCGGTGACAGGCAAGCATCCTAACGGCGTTGCCGTCGATTTAAAGGAGGATAAAAAGAGTTTGGCTGAGCAGCTACGGTTAGGGAGTTTGACGGAAGATGGATTATCGTATAAGGAGAAGTTTGTTATAAGGTGTTATGAAGTAGGTATTAACAAAACTGCAACTGTTGAAACCATTGCTAATTTGTTACag GAGGTTGGGAGTAATCATGCTCAGAGTGTTGGGTTTTCGACTGATGGATTTGCTACTACAACGACGATGAGAAAATTGCATCTTATATGGGTGACTGCACGAATGCATATTGAAATTTACCGATACCCGGCTTG GAGCGATGTGGTTGAAATTGAGACTTGGTGTCAAAGTGAAGGAAGAATTGGAACTAGACGTGATTGGATTATTAAAGATTATGCCAATGGTGAGGTCATTGGACGGGCTACAAG CAAATGGGTGATGATGAATGAAGATACTAGAAGACTCCAGAAAGTCAGTGATGATGTCAGAGACGAATATTTAGTTTTTTGTCCCAAGACATTGAG ATTAGCATTTCCTGAAGAGAACAATAACAGTCTGAAGAAAATAGGGAAACTGGAAGATCCAGCTGAATATTCCAGGCTAGGACTTGTG CCGAGAAGAGCTGATCTGGATATGAACAGGCATGTCAACAACGTTACCTACATTGGATGGGTTCTTGAG AGCATACCACAAGACGTTATAGACACTCAAGAACTGCAAAGTATAACTTTAGACTACAGACGCGAATGCCAGCATGATGACATTGTCGATTCTCTAACCACTCCTGAACCACTTGAAGCTGCTTCAGTTTCAAAAATTGGATCCGTTGCTTCCAATGAAAGTGGGGATAATTTGAATAAATTTTTGCATTTACTGAGATCATCTGGTGATGGTCTTGAAATAAATAGTGGTCTTGAAATAAATAGGTGTCGCACTGAATGGAGAAAAAAACCGGTAAAAAGATGA